From a region of the Theobroma cacao cultivar B97-61/B2 chromosome 8, Criollo_cocoa_genome_V2, whole genome shotgun sequence genome:
- the LOC18592522 gene encoding psbP domain-containing protein 4, chloroplastic produces MGTTLFTGCSSFSWKCHQQVAPSCSLAQSSPENGVSSVKAVPGSRGIALADKEKEESWEILSRRRSILVSGISLASSSVLGFPGEGLAVVKQGLLAGRIPGLSEPDDQGWRTYRRPDDKSGGHGVGWSPIIPYAFSVPQEWEEVPVSIADLGGTEIDLRFASSKEGRLFVIVAPVLRFADNLGDNATIEKIGPPEIVINAFGPEVIGENVEGKVLSINTAEHDGRMYYQYELEPPHALITATAAGNRLYLFSVTGSGLQWKRHYKDLKRIAESFRVV; encoded by the exons ATGGGCACAACATTGTTCACTGGCTGTAGTAGCTTTTCATGGAAATGTCATCAGCAAGTAGCTCCTTCTTGCAGTCTTGCTCAATCTTCACCAGAAAATGGAGTTTCAAGCGTGAAAGCTGTCCCCGGTTCAAGAGGAATTGCCTTGGCTGATAAGGAGAAAGAGGAGTCCTGGGAGATTTTGAGTAGACGACGATCAATTTTGGTTTCTGGGATTTCTCTCGCATCATCGAGTGTATTGGGATTTCCAGGAGAGGGATTGGCAGTGGTCAAACAAGGTCTTCTAGCAGGGAGGATACCTGGCTTGTCTGAGCCAGATGACCAAG GTTGGAGGACATACCGCAGGCCAGATGACAAGTCCGGAGGGCATGGAGTTGGATGGAGTCCTATCATCCCTTATGCCTTTTCAGTACCTCAAGAATGGGAAGAG GTTCCTGTATCAATTGCGGATTTAGGTGGTACAGAGATTGACTTGAGGTTTGCTAGCTCAAAGGAAGGACGATTGTTTGTCATTGTTGCTCCAGTTCTGAGATTTGCTGACA ATCTTGGTGACAATGCCACAATTGAAAAGATCGGGCCTCCAGAAATTGTGATTAATGCATTTGGACCAGAGGTGATTGGTGAAAATGTAGAAGGAAAGGTGCTAAGCATTAACACGGCAGAACATGATGGCAGAATGTATTACCAGTATGAGTTGGAGCCACCTCATGCACTGATCACAGCAACTGCAGCCGGTAATCGCCTTTACCTATTCAGTGTAACAGGAAGTG GTCTTCAATGGAAAAGGCATTACAAGGATTTGAAGAGGATAGCGGAGTCCTTTCGTGTTGTCTAG
- the LOC18592523 gene encoding probable beta-1,4-xylosyltransferase IRX10: MSNKPRIFSAHSHSNTPCTRAHQIGALLLIAATFFFTRLFDQSFPPPCNLITDRSSRDADLHVAKTNGGGRPLWPERGYGSHLSLKIYVYDENEIDGLKDLLYGRDGTVSTNACLKGQWGSQVKIHRLLLESRFRTRKKEEADLFFVPSYVKCVRMLGGLNDKEINQTYVKVLSQMPYFRRSGGRDHIFVFPSGAGAHLFRSWATYINRSIILTPEGDRTDKKDTSAFNTWKDIIIPGNVDDGMTKTGATVVQPLPLLKRKYLVNYLGRAQKKTGRLKLIELSKQYGDKLECPELQFSGPNKLGRVEYFQHLGNAKFCFAPRGESSWTLRFYESFFVECVPVILSDQVELPFQNVVDYTQISIKWPSTVIGPELLEYLASIPDDVIEGMIAHGRQVRCLWVYAPDSEPCSAMQAVMWELQRKVRLFHQSAETFWLHNGSIVNRNLVEFTSWKPPMPLP, encoded by the exons ATGAGCAACAAGCCTCGAATCTTCTCTGCACACTCCCACAGCAACACTCCCTGCACTCGCGCTCACCAGATCGGAGCGCTCCTCCTCATAGCCGCcactttcttcttcactcGACTCTTCGACCAATCCTTCCCTCCTCCCTGCAACCTCATTACCGACCGTTCATCACGAGATGCCGACCTCCACGTTGCCAAAACGAACGGCGGAGGACGTCCACTGTGGCCCGAACGAGGCTACGGGTCCCACCTCTCGCTCAAGATCTACGTCTACGACGAGAACGAGATCGACGGCTTAAAAGACCTTTTGTACGGAAGAGACGGCACCGTTTCCACCAATGCTTGTCTCAAAGGCCAGTGGGGTTCTCAG GTTAAAATCCATAGGCTGTTACTGGAATCTCGATTTCggacaagaaagaaagaggaagcaGATTTGTTCTTTGTACCATCTTACGTTAAATGTGTTCGGATGTTGGGTGGTCTTAATGACAAAGAAATTAATCAAACTTACGTCAAG GTTTTGAGCCAAATGCCATATTTTAGGAGGTCCGGAGGGCGTGACCACATATTTGTTTTCCCAAG TGGTGCTGGAGCTCACTTATTTAGATCTTGGGCGACTTATATAAATCGTTCTATAATTCTTACTCCTGAG GGAGACCGTACTGATAAGAAAGACACAAGTGCCTTTAATACATGGAAGGATATCATCATTCCTGGAAatgttgatgatgggatgaCTAAAACAGGGGCTACTGTTGTCCAGCCGTTGCCTCTGTTGAAGAGAAAGTATTTGGTGAACTATTTAGGCCGGGCACAGAAAAAGACTGGTCGTCTTAAGTTGATTGAGCTTTCAAAGCAATATGGAGACAAG TTGGAATGTCCAGAGTTACAGTTCAGTGGTCCAAACAAATTAGGAAGAGTGGAATATTTTCAGCACCTGGGCAATGCCAAATTCTGCTTCGCACCACGTGGAGAGTCATCTTGGACCCTTCGCTTTTATGAGTCATTTTTTGtg GAATGTGTTCCAGTTATCTTATCCGATCAAGTAGAATTACCTTTTCAGAATGTAGTTGACTACACACAGATATCAATCAAGTGGCCATCTACTGTAATAGGACCCGAACTTTTGGAGTACCTAGCTTCAATACCAG ATGACGTGATAGAGGGGATGATAGCCCATGGGAGGCAAGTAAGGTGCTTGTGGGTTTATGCTCCAGACTCGGAGCCATGTTCCGCAATGCAAGCAGTAATGTGGGAGCTTCAGAGGAAAGTGAGGCTATTTCACCAGTCAGCGGAGACATTTTGGCTGCATAATGGGTCCATCGTAAATAGGAATCTGGTTGAATTTACTAGCTGGAAACCTCCCATGCCTCTGCCTTAA
- the LOC18592524 gene encoding pentatricopeptide repeat-containing protein At3g21470, producing the protein MRTANLPQNPQQIPNDLPQQTIKITETIGKNNSNPNQPSWSYIIRNRLSRGTPKQVLSLYTQIRQKGLYILVLVPLIFKACASASTQPFGKSLHAESIKAGVAFDLHTASSLLNMYSKCGNLIDSRKVFDEMPERNVVTWNAMIGGYLKNGDTKSALDLFENILVGRNSVTWIEMINGFAKNGDTLKARRFFDKVPLELRNVVTWTVMVDGYTANGELEAARELFEMMPEKNFYVWSSMISGYCKRGDVKEARNIFDRIPVRNLVNWNSLISGYAQNGFCEKALEMFRKMQSEGFEPDEVTITSILSACAQLGELDVGKEIHYLIKEKGIVVNQFVLNALLDMYAKCGDLAHARLIFEGMSRRTSACWNSMISGFALHGQSSEALEYFRRMEQSNEMPDEITFLSLLSACAHGGFVDAGLDIFSKMEKYGLVPSVKHYGCLVDLLGRAGRLKEAFDLIKRMPMKPNDVVWGALLGACRVHLDTNMVEQVMQEVGRLAHNSHYVVLSNIYAASDRWEKAEKMRMTMVSKGFQKTPGLSSVILSRIDLRSHHCSGTMMDHAEMWENANCIVVGDSRFAVR; encoded by the coding sequence ATGAGAACGGCAAACTTGCCTCAAAACCCACAACAAATTCCAAATGACCTTCCACAACAAACCATCAAAATTACAGAAACAATAGGCAAAAACAATTCGAACCCAAATCAACCCAGTTGGTCTTACATCATAAGAAACCGCCTTTCTCGAGGAACTCCCAAACAAGTGCTTTCATTGTACACCCAAATACGCCAAAAAGGACTCTACATTTTAGTCCTGGTTCCTTTGATTTTCAAGGCTTGTGCTTCTGCCTCAACCCAACCTTTTGGGAAATCTTTGCATGCAGAATCAATCAAAGCTGGGGTAGCCTTTGATTTACATACTGCCTCGTCATTGCTAAATATGTATTCGAAATGCGGCAATTTGATTGATTCCCGGaaggtgtttgatgaaatgccTGAAAGAAATGTGGTGACGTGGAACGCGATGATTGGTGGGTATTTGAAAAATGGGGATACAAAATCTGCAttggatttatttgaaaatatattagtTGGAAGAAATTCAGTGACTTGGATTGAGATGATTAATGGGTTTGCAAAGAATGGAGATACTTTAAAAGCCAGGCGTTTTTTTGATAAAGTTCCATTAGAGCTGAGGAATGTGGTGACTTGGACAGTGATGGTTGATGGGTACACTGCAAATGGAGAATTAGAGGCTGCAAGGGAACTTTTTGAAATGATGcctgaaaaaaatttctatgTTTGGTCATCAATGATTTCTGGGTATTGCAAGAGAGGTGATGTAAAAGAAGCAAGAAACATTTTTGATAGAATCCCTGTTAGGAATTTGGTGAACTGGAATTCCTTGATTTCAGGTTATGCACAAAACGGGTTTTGTGAGAAAGCTTTGGAAATGTTCAGGAAAATGCAAAGTGAAGGTTTTGAGCCTGATGAAGTTACTATCACAAGTATTTTATCTGCTTGTGCACAGTTAGGTGAATTAGATGTTGGAAAAGAAATCCATTATCTTATTAAGGAGAAGGGAATAGTAGTTAATCAGTTTGTTTTGAATGCATTATTGGATATGTATGCCAAGTGTGGGGATTTAGCTCATGCAAGATTGATCTTTGAAGGAATGAGTCGTAGGACAAGTGCCTGCTGGAATTCTATGATCTCTGGTTTTGCTCTTCATGGACAAAGCAGTGAGGCTCTTGAGTATTTTAGAAGAATGGAACAGTCGAATGAGATGCCAGATGAGATcactttcctttctcttctatCAGCTTGCGCACATGGGGGATTTGTAGATGCTGGATTAGATATATTTTCCAAGATGGAGAAGTATGGGTTGGTACCAAGCGTCAAACATTATGGTTGCTTGGTAGATCTTCTGGGTCGTGCTGGAAGATTGAAAGAAGCTTTTGATTTAATCAAGAGAATGCCAATGAAACCAAATGATGTAGTTTGGGGGGCTCTACTTGGAGCTTGCCGGGTTCATCTGGATACGAACATGGTAGAGCAGGTGATGCAAGAGGTTGGCAGGTTGGCACATAATTCACATTATGTGGTGCTGTCAAATATTTACGCAGCTTCAGACAGATGGGAAAAGGCTGAAAAGATGAGGATGACCATGGTAAGTAAGGGGTTTCAAAAGACTCCAGGCCTCAGTTCAGTTATACTCAGTCGCATAGATCTAAGAAGTCACCATTGCTCTGGAACCATGATGGACCATGCAGAGATGTGGGAAAATGCAAATTGCATAGTGGTAGGAGACAGCAGATTTGCAGTTAGGTAA
- the LOC18592525 gene encoding probable glucuronosyltransferase GUT1, translating into MTIDKPFINSYILCSSSFPSIACLIWFSMGTLNSYHRTKRIWHHGTPCTNTHQIGALLLIVATLFINRLWDHLPSALHNNSQCSIFNQDRSHRKLAHFNGGYPSWPERGYGSHLSLKIYVYDENEIDGLKPLMYGKEGVVDVDICYQGQWGTQVKIHRLLLSSRFRTRKKEEADFFFVPAYVKCVHMLEGLTEEEINQTYVEVLSQMPYFRRSGGRDHIFVFPSGNGAHFFTSWKTFLNRSIFLTPEGDRTDNKNSSSFHTWKDIIIPGNVHDEMTKNGAALVEPLPLSKRNYLANYLGRAQGLKGRLQLIELARQYPDKVEAPDLKHDPPDKLFKLEYFEHLRNAKFCLIPRGLSSWTLRFYESFFVECVPVIISDQIELPFQNVIDYTQITIKWPATRIGPQLLEYLESIPDEVIVGMIARGRQVKCLWTYAPETEPCSAMHGILWELQRKVRVFHQSAETFWLHNGTIVNRDLVEFHNWKPPMPLP; encoded by the exons ATGACAATTGACAAGCCATTCATAAATTCCTATATTTTGtgttcttcttcctttccaaGCATTGCATGTTTAATTTGGTTCTCTATGGGAACCTTGAATTCCTACCATAGAACAAAAAGAATCTGGCACCATGGGACGCCGTGCACCAACACCCATCAGATAGGCGCCCTGCTTCTCATCGTTGCCACCCTCTTCATCAACCGGCTCTGGGACCATCTTCCTTCAGCTCTACACAACAATAGTCAGTGCTCGATATTCAATCAGGACCGCTCACATAGAAAGTTGGCGCACTTCAATGGTGGATATCCTTCCTGGCCAGAGAGAGGATATGGGTCTCACCTCTCCCTCAAGATTTACGTTTATGATGAGAACGAGATTGACGGATTGAAGCCATTGATGTATGGGAAAGAAGGTGTCGTCGACGTTGATATTTGCTATCAAGGCCAGTGGGGCACTCAG GTTAAAATACACAGATTGCTGTTGAGCTCAAGATTTCGGacgagaaagaaagaggaagcaGATTTCTTCTTTGTGCCAGCATATGTTAAATGTGTTCATATGCTGGAAGGTCTTACAGAAGAAGAGATAAACCAGACCTATGTTGAG GTCTTAAGTCAAATGCCATATTTTAGGCGATCTGGGGGTCGTGACCACATATTTGTCTTCCCAAG TGGTAATGGAGCTCACTTTTTCACATCTTGGAAAACATTCTTAAACCGTTCAATATTTCTTACTCCAGAG GGAGATCGAACTGATAATAAAAACTCAAGCTCCTTCCATACATGGAAAGATATCATCATTCCTGGCAATGTCCATGATGAGATGACTAAAAATGGTGCTGCCCTGGTTGAGCCTTTACCTTTATCAAAGCGAAATTACTTGGCAAATTATTTAGGACGTGCACAAGGATTGAAAGGGCGTCTTCAGTTAATAGAGCTGGCGAGACAGTATCCAGATAAG GTGGAGGCTCCAGATTTGAAGCATGATCCCCCTGACAAGTTGTTCAAGCTGGAGTATTTTGAACACCTACGCAATGCCAAATTTTGCCTAATTCCTCGTGGATTATCATCATGGACGTTGCGCTTCTATGAATCTTTCTTTGTG GAATGTGTTCCAGTTATCATATCAGATCAAATAGAATTGCCTTTTCAAAATGTAATTGACTACACtcaaataacaataaaatggCCAGCTACTCGGATAGGTCCCCAACTTCTAGAGTACCTTGAATCTATTCCAG ATGAAGTTATAGTGGGTATGATAGCTCGTGGTAGACAAGTGAAGTGCTTATGGACTTATGCCCCAGAGACAGAACCATGTTCAGCAATGCATGGGATCTTGTGGGAACTCCAGAGGAAAGTCAGGGTATTCCACCAATCAGCTGAGACATTCTGGCTTCATAATGGGACTATTGTGAATAGAGATTTAGTAGAGTTTCATAATTGGAAACCACCCATGCCTTTACCTTGA
- the LOC18592526 gene encoding peroxidase 13, with the protein MTFLTSKMHKHTLVALIWALLILPNILGVSQGQLGVGFYSKTCPTAESIIHKVVQKAVADSLRNAALLLRLQFHDCFVEGCDGSILIKNVADGELKARGNLGVQGFDIIESAKARLENLCPGVVSCADIVALAARDAVSLVKGPFYDVPTGRRDGRLSRMSLAENLPDVDDSIHVLKSKFRAKGLSDKDLVLLSGGAHTIGLTACFFMQHRLYNFTPGGGSDPAINPRFLPQLKAHCPLNGDVNVRIPLDWATQNVFDVHILRNIRDGTAVIASDARLYDDRETRQILDSYISSNGSGTRPSFNADFAKAMVKMGNIGVKTGSQGEIRRVCSAVN; encoded by the exons ATGACATTTCTGACTTCCAAAATGCACAAACACACTCTAGTTGCCCTGATTTGGGCTTTGCTTATTCTTCCTAACATTTTAGGTGTTTCCCAAGGGCAACTAGGAGTTGGCTTCTACTCAAAAACATGTCCCACTGCTGAATCTATCATCCACAAAGTTGTTCAGAAAGCAGTGGCTGACAGTCTTAGGAATGCTGCATTATTGCTAAGGCTTCAGTTCCATGACTGCTTTGTTGAA GGCTGTGATGGGTCGATTCTGATAAAAAATGTTGCGGATGGTGAGTTAAAAGCACGAGGAAACTTGGGAGTGCAAGGTTTTGACATCATAGAGAGCGCCAAAGCACGGTTGGAAAATCTGTGCCCTGGAGTTGTTTCTTGCGCAGACATCGTGGCTTTAGCTGCGAGAGATGCTGTATCCTTG GTTAAGGGGCCATTTTATGATGTTCCAACCGGCCGCAGAGATGGACGGCTCTCAAGGATGTCCCTGGCTGAAAACTTGCCTGATGTTGATGATTCAATCCATGTTCTCAAATCCAAATTTAGGGCAAAGGGTCTTTCTGATAAAGACCTTGTTCTTTTAAGTGGTG GTGCGCATACAATTGGGCTTACAGCCTGTTTCTTCATGCAACATAGACTCTACAACTTCACCCCAGGGGGAGGCTCTGATCCAGCAATTAACCCTCGCTTCCTACCACAGCTCAAAGCTCATTGCCCCTTAAATGGAGATGTCAATGTCCGAATACCTCTTGATTGGGCGACTCAAAATGTATTCGATGTCCATATCCTGCGCAATATCAGAGATGGAACCGCTGTGATAGCATCCGATGCTAGGCTCTACGATGACAGAGAGACCAGGCAAATACTTGACTCTTATATCAGCTCTAATGGTTCTGGAACAAGGCCATCTTTTAATGCGGATTTTGCTAAAGCAATGGTGAAGATGGGAAACATTGGGGTGAAAACTGGCTCACAAGGAGAGATTCGGCGAGTTTGCAGTGCTGTTAATTGA